CATAGGATCGCCACGTCCCCTCTTCGGCAGTTCAGACACAGCTCCTGGACAACATCGGTGGCCTGGTTCACTGGTCAGCCGTAGCTGGCTGGAATATTCAGGGCCCACTGGCCACGGTAACCGCTTCCAGTTCGCGCTGCAAACCGTCTCGCAAGTCACCCAGGTCTGGGCAGGTCTCGGGATCGGCGATCAGGGTGATGGTCAGGGTGCCCACGTAGGAGAGCACCGCGAACGAGACGGTGACGTTCCCGCTGGCCGTCGCCAGCGGAATGATCTTCAGGATGGGATGGCCGCCCAGATGGACGGGAAGCTGCGGCCCGGCTAAATTGGTCACGAAAGTATGGATCAGGCGTTGATGGTCGATGAACCGCTGGTAGAGTCCCAACTGGGAGAGCAGCTGGAAAACCGGTCGAAGCAGCGCGTTCGAGGCACCCGGCGCAGCGCCTTTCGCGGCGCGGGTGAGTTGGGCCACCGTCCTGAGCCGCTCGAACGCCTCACCCGTGGCGGGCAGGCGAACCGGCACGACGGCGCTCTGGTTGCCCAGGGTCTGGACGCCCGTGTGAGGCCGGAACGAGACTGGTACCGACAGAACGAAGCTGTCCGCCACCTCCCCACGTCCGGCCAGCAAACTGCGGAGCGCCCCGACAACCACGCTGAGCACCACGTCGTTGATCGTCGCGCCCTGGCGGTGGGCCACCTCACGCACGAGGTTCATGTCGCACTCGACGGTGGCGAAGCGCCGACGGCTGCCGGTGGGCTGGTTAAGCGACGAGGGAGCCAGGCGCGTGCGGAGGGCTGGCCCGAACAGCTTGATGCTCCGAACTGCGCCAGCCAGCACGACCGGGAGGCGTCCAATCGCACGGATCCCGGTCCTGGCCGCGTCGGCGATGAGTTGGGCGCGGGGAGGTGCGGGGCGGGGGAAGGACTCCTCGGGCGTCCCGCACAGGGTGTCAGCGAGCCCGGCCAGCAGCGCCAGACCACCCAGGCCAT
This is a stretch of genomic DNA from Deinococcus detaillensis. It encodes these proteins:
- a CDS encoding wax ester/triacylglycerol synthase domain-containing protein — translated: GWGRPLWVDDPSFSLADHVSVVECPVPGGRQAVLEVAGRVFTAALPPDRPLWAATLVTAVGDGQTALIFGVHHVLADGLGGLALLAGLADTLCGTPEESFPRPAPPRAQLIADAARTGIRAIGRLPVVLAGAVRSIKLFGPALRTRLAPSSLNQPTGSRRRFATVECDMNLVREVAHRQGATINDVVLSVVVGALRSLLAGRGEVADSFVLSVPVSFRPHTGVQTLGNQSAVVPVRLPATGEAFERLRTVAQLTRAAKGAAPGASNALLRPVFQLLSQLGLYQRFIDHQRLIHTFVTNLAGPQLPVHLGGHPILKIIPLATASGNVTVSFAVLSYVGTLTITLIADPETCPDLGDLRDGLQRELEAVTVASGP